Proteins encoded together in one Acipenser ruthenus chromosome 22, fAciRut3.2 maternal haplotype, whole genome shotgun sequence window:
- the LOC117431379 gene encoding SUMO-conjugating enzyme UBC9-B, translated as MSGIALSRLAQERKAWRKDHPFGFVAVPTKNPDGTMNLMNWECAIPGKKGTPWEGGLFKLRMLFKDDYPSSPPKCKFEPPLFHPNVYPSGTVCLSILEEDKDWRPAITIKQILLGIQELLNEPNIQDPAQAEAYTIYCQNRVEYEKRVRAQAKKFSPP; from the exons ATGTCTGGTATCGCCTTAAGTCGACTTGCTCAGGAAAGAAAAGCCTGGCGAAAAGATCATCCCTTT GGGTTTGTAGCAGTGCCAACAAAAAACCCAGATGGGACGATGAATCTCATGAACTGGGAGTGTGCCATTCCAGGGAAGAAAGGG ACTCCATGGGAGGGAGGCTTGTTTAAACTGCGGATGCTCTTCAAGGATGATTACCCTTCATCTCCTCCAAAGT GTAAATTCGAGCCTCCTCTATTCCATCCTAACGTATATCCATCTGGCACAGTGTGTCTATCGATTCTAGAAGAAGACAAAGACTGGAGGCCAGCAATTACTATTAAACAG atCTTGTTAGGAATTCAAGAACTTCTTAATGAGCCAAATATCCAGGATCCTGCTCAAGCAGAGGCATATACAATTTATTG CCAAAACAGAGTAGAATATGAAAAGAGGGTTCGAGCACAAGCTAAAAAGTTCTCCCCACCATAA